One Lacticaseibacillus rhamnosus genomic window carries:
- a CDS encoding sugar transferase, protein MKQSAEWNGFKRLLTMIGDVGLFNLSILLAFYWRFGSDIPEWNFKMYEGSAVYISLLFLLVNFFLGVYVYYNRRISDIIFNTVLAQTITILGLTMITFMGRFFAFPRLVLAYSFLLSILILGIWRVFIYYMYIHFTSNYKVAVLSYEHELPAVLENFHSAKNNKHKVTYVVSDHFVENAKKIIDKVDIFYLTKSLPDEQRREIIDIIIKKEKTILLPSTFDNLMMLRPNLMNFEDESVMGITQFRIKPESAILKRIFDIVVGLLMLVVASPFMLVTAILVKLSSPGPIIYKQTRITLNQKEFKILKFRTMSATAEAKSGPVLAKAHDSRITPVGKYLRKFRLDELPQIFNVLKGDMSIVGPRPERPYFVDQFNQQEPHYYLRHNVRAGITGYAQVYGKYASDYHSKLKFDLLYIKTYSIFLDARILLQTIKILFDKVSSQGLEEDTEPERQKLHDLVVQQDITHLS, encoded by the coding sequence ATGAAACAGAGTGCCGAATGGAATGGCTTCAAACGGCTGTTAACAATGATCGGCGACGTCGGTCTTTTTAATTTAAGTATATTACTCGCCTTTTACTGGCGGTTTGGATCTGATATTCCTGAGTGGAACTTTAAAATGTATGAAGGATCGGCAGTCTATATCTCGCTGCTTTTTCTACTGGTAAATTTCTTCTTAGGCGTTTATGTTTATTATAATCGGCGAATCAGTGACATTATTTTTAACACGGTCCTTGCCCAGACAATCACGATATTGGGACTAACTATGATTACGTTTATGGGGCGTTTCTTCGCTTTCCCAAGACTAGTCTTAGCTTATTCTTTCCTGCTCAGCATTTTGATTTTGGGCATTTGGCGAGTGTTCATCTACTACATGTATATTCACTTTACAAGTAATTACAAAGTAGCAGTGTTGTCTTATGAACATGAATTACCTGCTGTTTTAGAGAACTTCCATTCAGCAAAGAATAATAAGCACAAGGTTACCTACGTCGTTTCAGACCATTTTGTTGAGAATGCTAAGAAGATCATTGACAAAGTGGATATCTTTTATCTCACCAAGAGCTTACCGGACGAACAACGCCGTGAGATCATTGATATTATTATTAAAAAAGAGAAGACAATTCTATTGCCGTCAACCTTTGATAACTTAATGATGCTGCGACCAAACTTAATGAACTTTGAAGATGAAAGTGTCATGGGAATAACTCAATTCAGAATTAAGCCTGAAAGCGCGATTCTGAAACGTATCTTCGACATTGTTGTCGGACTTTTGATGTTGGTGGTTGCTTCCCCGTTTATGCTTGTAACGGCGATCTTGGTTAAATTATCATCACCAGGCCCGATTATCTATAAGCAGACGCGCATCACCTTAAACCAAAAAGAATTTAAAATCTTAAAGTTTCGAACCATGTCAGCTACGGCGGAAGCAAAGTCAGGACCAGTCCTTGCCAAGGCTCATGATTCGCGGATTACGCCAGTGGGTAAATATTTGCGCAAGTTCCGACTGGATGAGTTGCCACAGATCTTTAACGTTTTAAAAGGTGATATGTCCATTGTCGGGCCACGTCCGGAACGTCCATATTTCGTTGATCAGTTTAATCAGCAAGAGCCGCATTACTATTTACGGCACAACGTTCGTGCTGGGATCACAGGTTATGCGCAGGTTTATGGTAAATATGCTTCCGATTATCATAGTAAGCTAAAGTTTGACTTGTTATATATCAAAACTTATAGTATTTTTCTGGACGCGCGTATTCTGTTGCAAACCATTAAGATTCTTTTCGACAAAGTTTCTTCGCAAGGACTTGAAGAGGATACTGAACCAGAACGGCAGAAGCTTCATGATCTAGTCGTTCAACAAGACATCACACATCTGTCCTAA
- a CDS encoding glycosyltransferase family 32 protein produces the protein MIPKIIHYAWFGTTPPPFIEARVNEWRTQLPDWEFKFWNDKNFDLSKYAFSEKMYQAGKLGYAADELRYAVLYQYGGFYLDTDMIVKKDLAPFLNQKMVWGFQYDNSILTSFIGAESKTPLLAEILDVYAGRKFPDLQDDMQKMTSNPVVTKILMRLYPDFRMNGQRQELAPKITVYPRDYFTYASRNSNANYMEHLFDNSWGSANLGMRGRLKHAFKTVFPYLWADISARRGIKSAERDGIPYQR, from the coding sequence ATGATTCCTAAAATTATCCATTATGCTTGGTTTGGAACGACGCCACCGCCATTTATTGAAGCGCGCGTTAACGAGTGGCGAACACAACTTCCTGATTGGGAGTTTAAGTTTTGGAACGATAAGAATTTTGACTTAAGCAAGTATGCATTTTCGGAAAAAATGTATCAGGCGGGCAAACTGGGTTATGCGGCCGATGAATTGCGGTACGCAGTTTTGTACCAATACGGCGGTTTTTATTTGGATACCGATATGATTGTCAAGAAGGACCTTGCGCCGTTTTTGAATCAAAAAATGGTATGGGGATTTCAGTATGATAATAGTATCCTAACGTCTTTTATAGGTGCAGAGTCCAAAACACCGCTGTTAGCTGAGATTTTAGATGTATACGCAGGTCGGAAGTTTCCGGATTTACAAGATGACATGCAGAAAATGACCAGTAATCCTGTTGTCACGAAAATCCTGATGCGTTTATACCCCGATTTTCGGATGAACGGTCAGCGTCAGGAATTGGCGCCGAAAATTACGGTTTATCCGCGCGATTACTTTACATATGCCAGTCGTAACTCAAATGCAAACTATATGGAGCATCTTTTTGATAATTCATGGGGTAGTGCTAATTTGGGCATGCGTGGGCGTTTGAAACATGCATTTAAAACCGTTTTCCCATATTTATGGGCTGACATTTCTGCGCGACGAGGTATAAAAAGTGCTGAGCGTGATGGGATACCTTATCAACGCTGA
- a CDS encoding glycosyltransferase family 2 protein, whose amino-acid sequence MGNTPVVSVVMPAYNAATYLPNTVQSVLEQSFKDLELLIVDDASSDHTFEVVEKLSATDSRITYIKLDENQGVANARNVGVQHSRGEYVAFLDSDDIWLPDKLKIQLTFMQQHQVDFSYCSYEVVDDHGTKIGERKISETKLDYHEMLKGNRIGLLTVMLSRKIAQKYPFPEINHEDYACWLSIARNGTVAYLASEQILAKYRKHQTSLSANKIQAAQWTWTIYRRHEHLGLFKSFYYFLHYSLMGLTDKR is encoded by the coding sequence TTGGGTAATACACCTGTTGTTTCCGTTGTCATGCCAGCTTATAATGCTGCGACGTACCTTCCTAATACCGTTCAGTCGGTATTGGAACAAAGCTTTAAGGATTTGGAACTTTTAATTGTAGATGATGCTTCGTCGGATCACACTTTTGAAGTGGTGGAAAAATTGTCCGCTACAGATAGCCGCATTACCTATATTAAACTAGACGAGAACCAAGGTGTGGCGAATGCACGCAATGTCGGGGTTCAGCATTCTAGAGGCGAGTATGTTGCCTTTTTAGATAGTGATGACATATGGCTACCAGATAAGTTGAAGATTCAATTAACGTTTATGCAGCAGCATCAGGTTGATTTTTCCTATTGTTCCTATGAAGTTGTGGACGATCATGGTACAAAAATTGGTGAGCGCAAAATCTCAGAAACAAAATTGGACTATCATGAAATGCTGAAGGGAAATCGAATTGGATTGTTGACAGTGATGCTATCACGTAAAATTGCTCAAAAGTATCCGTTTCCCGAGATTAATCATGAAGATTATGCTTGTTGGCTATCGATTGCCCGCAATGGCACGGTTGCTTATCTTGCATCCGAGCAAATTCTCGCTAAATATCGGAAGCATCAGACTTCATTGAGCGCAAATAAAATTCAGGCTGCCCAATGGACTTGGACAATCTATCGTCGCCACGAGCACTTGGGTTTATTTAAAAGCTTCTATTACTTTCTCCATTACTCGTTAATGGGCCTCACCGATAAACGATAA